A part of Phalacrocorax aristotelis chromosome 29, bGulAri2.1, whole genome shotgun sequence genomic DNA contains:
- the LOC142048917 gene encoding ADP-ribosylhydrolase ARH1-like: MEERVPSVEAYEAAMVLSGVGDALGYRGGRWEYCTSGPQIHAELAELGGLEAISLEPPEWPVSDDTILHLATAEALATGAEGEPLLQELARRYVAAMGDMEGRKPGPTSILGTSQLRPGEPEGYRIPFNPTGTGCGAAMRSLAVGLRYPHTWELPTLIRVSIESGRMTHHHPTGYLGALAVALFGALGARGEPPECWGAELLRVLPLAWDYVEGTGVAVEANAAAWPFFGSAWHRYLESRGLLEGRGPPQVPPLPSPAERDAAYLGWALEGWAGRSGHDAPMVALEALLAAGGCWGDLCARGVLHGGDNDSTGTIAAGCWGLRGGLAPIPPGLHRSLEHRERLRNVAHRLHALAWGRR, translated from the exons ATGGAGGAGAG GGTGCCCTCGGTGGAAGCCTATGAAGCGGCCATGGTGCTGAGCGGGGTGGGGGATGCGCTCGGCTACCGGGGGGGCCGCTGGGAGTACTGCACCTCGGGCCCCCAGATCCACGCTGAGCTGGCCGAACTGGGGGGGCTGGAAGCCATCAGTCTCGAGCCCCCTGAGTGGCCCGTCAGCGATGACACCATCCTCCACCTCGCCACCGCTGAGGCTCTGGCTACAg GCGCAGAGGGGGAACCcctcctgcaggagctggctcGGCGCTACGTGGCCGCCATGGGTGACATGGAGGGTCGCAAGCCGGGGCCCACCAGCATCCTGG GCACCTCGCAGCTGCGGCCTGGGGAGCCCGAGGGCTACCGCATCCCCTTCAACCCCACGGGCACGGGCTGTGGGGCCGCCATGCGCAGCCTGGCCGTTGGCCtcag GTACCCACACACCTGGGAGCTGCCGACGCTGATCCGGGTGAGCATCGAGAGTGGGCGCAtgacccaccaccaccccacgG GGTACCTCGGGGCGCTGGCGGTGGCCCTCTTTGGGGCGCTGGGGGCTCGGGGGGAGCCCCCAGAGTGCTggggggctgagctgctgaggGTCCTGCCCCTCGCGTGGGACTACGTGGAGGGCACCGGGGTGGCCGTGGAGGCCAATGCTGCCGCCTGGCCCTTCTTTGGGAGTGCCTGGCACCG GTACCTGGAATCCCGGGGTCTTCTGGAGGGTCGTGGCCCACCGCAGGTGCCACCCCTTCCGTCACCGGCCGAGCGGGACGCGGCGTACCTGGGCTGGGCGCTGGAGGGGTGGGCAGGCCGCAGTGGCCACGACGCTCCCATGGTGGCCCTGGAGGCTCTGCTGGCAGCcggagggtgctggggggacCTGTGTGCCCGCGGGGTGCTGCATGGTGGCGACAACGATTCGACGGGGACCATTGCTGCcgggtgctgggggctgcggggggggcTGGCGCCCATCCCCCCCGGGCTGCACCGCTCTCTTGAGCACCGTGAGCGGCTGCGCAACGTCGCCCATCGCCTCCATGCACTGGCCTGGGGGAGACGCTGA
- the LOC142048915 gene encoding LOW QUALITY PROTEIN: uncharacterized protein LOC142048915 (The sequence of the model RefSeq protein was modified relative to this genomic sequence to represent the inferred CDS: deleted 3 bases in 2 codons) translates to MGRPDPTPFLEDLPEGLALGWQLHRCCRAAPPRPRGQTKVRRPSPSPRPLPPPRFSCLLPLARAFPARGWAEGKWHPTATATTGDGDAEDPPARRGLWEGTSPPLPAAAMASPATNASSATNASSPASAASVPVPGAALALTLLAVAVAVGLPGNAMVLWSCVAARRRTVPVLLIFHLALADVATLLTGPIYLRALSVGQWTMGMALCRACHYLCAAAMYVSVFLIALLGLHRFLAVSKPTLTATTAGGSAGQPAHGAAAVTWAAALVLAIPSIVFHKVEGGHCRRMHDTKVWWVVHNLLETLLGWALPLTVVAAGYGLLVHRLRQTRLARRGRTFRLVAAVVVAFAVAWGPYHLASLLEVVAALRGGDGGALEAVAKAIRPPATALAFLSSATNPLLYACAGWGLRRRAGGSLLPRILEVSAIVGSSRGGGTTTAKGTQRGGRGGRGREEGRGGGRGGGYNGGGRTAGWRWRGCDGGEGSAGWGGRAPNQPLPSVHLPLLSRPSPTSPPPLPFHPPPLISPSQLPPPLPPPPAIPPSPFPQPPIPPPLPPPHAVVAPPPITEGRSKNTTTRDPSPPWGGVSWASVSPESVCLSVAQARKGQHGIGCAP, encoded by the exons ATGGGGCGCCCAGACCCCACCCCCTTCCTGGAGGACCTCCCAGAGGGTCTCGCTCTGGGGTGGCAACTCCACCGGTGCTGTCGTGCGGCCCCTCCCCGGCCCAGGGGGCAAACGAAGGTCCGGcgtccctccccctccccgcgcccccttcctcccccgcggttttcctgcctccttcctcttgCGCGAGCGTTTCCTGCCCGGGGCTGGGCGGAGGGGAAGTGGCACCCAACGGCCACGGCCACCACTGGTGACGGGGACGCCGAGGACCCACCAGCCAGGCGGGGGCTCTGGGAAGGGACAT cccctcccCTGCCCGCTGCCGCAATGGCTTCACCTGCCACCAATGCCTCGTCCGCCACCAACGCCTCGTCCCCTGCCAGCGCCGCCTCCGTCCCCGTCCCCGGTGCGGCGCTGGCGCTGACCCTGCTGGCCGTGGCCGTGGCCGTGGGGCTGCCGGGCAACGCCATGGTCCTCTGGAGCTGCgtcgccgcccgccgccgcacCGTCCCCGTCCTCCTCATCTTCCACTTGGCCTTGGCCGACGTCGCCACCCTCCTCACCGGCCCCATCTACCTCCGGGCCTTGAGCGTTGGCCAATGGACCATGGGCATGGCCCTGTGCCGCGCGTGTCACTACCTCTGCGCCGCCGCCATGTACGTCAGCGTCTTCCTCATCGCTCTCCTGGGTCTCCATCGGTTCTTGGCCGTCTCCAAGCCGACGTTGACCGCGACGACGGCGGGCGGGAGCGCCGGCCAACCGGCTCACGGCGCCGCGGCCGTGACGTGGGCGGCGGCTTTGGTGTTGGCCATCCCCTCCATTGTCTTCCATAAGGTGGAGGGCGGGCACTGCCGGCGGATGCACGACACGAAGGTGTGGTGGGTGGTCCACAACCTCCTGGAGACCCTCCTGGGTTGGGCCCTCCCGTTGACCGTCGTAGCCGCCGGCTACGGGTTGCTGGTCCACCGGCTCCGGCAGACGCGATTGGCCCGTCGCGGCCGCACCTTCCGCCTGGTGGCCGCCGTGGTGGTGGCCTTCGCCGTCGCCTGGGGTCCGTATCATCTCGCCAGCTTATTGGAGGTGGTGGCGGCCCTACGG GGTGGCGACGGGGGGGCTTTGGAGGCGGTGGCCAAGGCCATCCGACCGCCGGCCAccgccttggccttcctcagcAGCGCCACCAACCCCCTCCTCTACGCCTGCGCCGGGTGGGGGCTGCGGCGCCGCGCC GGGGGGTCCCTCCTGCCCCGCATCCTGGAGGTCTCGGCCATCGTGGGCAGCTCCCGAGGGGGGGGGACGACAACGGCCAAGGGGACCCAGCGtggggggaggggcgggaggggcagggaggaggggaggggcggggggaggggaggggggtaCAACGGTGGGGGGAGGACGGCGGGGTGGAGGTGGAGAGGGTGTGATGGTGGGGAAGGGtctgcggggtggggggggagagcCCCAAACCAACCTCTTCCCTCTGTTCATCTCCCCCTTCTCAGCCgcccctcccccacctcccctcccccactccccttccacccccctccccttatcagcccctcccagctccccccacccctccccccacccccagccatTCCTCCATCCCCCTTTCCCCAACCTCCCatccccccacctctccccccaccccacgccgTGGTGGCCCCGCCCCCCATCACAGAGGGGCGGAGCAAAAACACGACAACTCGGGACCCCTCTCCCCCATGGGGGGGTGTCTCGTGGGCATCGGTGTCACCtgagtctgtctgtctgtctgtcgcCCAGGCCAGGAAGGGGCAGCATGGGATTGGCTG CGCCCCATAA